gcaaaaaacaaaacaaaactggaCACTGTCTACTTTTCAGAAATTGTCCAGTTGTCTTTTACATGACCTTGAAAATTGGAACTTCAATATACTCCTTACATTTTAAAAAATGGAGTACACATCTAATCAGAAATTAGGAGCAGGTGATTTAGGGACCAAACCAACCAAAATAAAAACAAGAGAACTTACACTGTCAGGTTCCAGCATCCAGTTTATAGGTGGCTACTGCTGCAAACCACCAGATTTCCAAACACTTGCACATGTTGCTTCTCATGTAGTATATCACTGTCAACAAATATGCATTTACTGTTTCCCTTCGTTGTCATTTTGAATATCCCTTTATCATGCTTCTGTAACACTTATTTTCTTGAATGTGTAAAACTAATGTTTTTTAACACTGATCTAATCACTTATTGGATATCTGGTTGATTGGTTGTACACTTACACCTGATGATGCATCTTTCAGCCACACCCTGATGTCAAGCCGATGGCATATGCAAATAACTTCCTCAGGATGTTCCAATGACAGAAGATAGCAACCACGGTTATCAATTTTTATTGTCACAAGTTCGTCGCGCAAAGTTCGTCTATTGCTAGGTTTGTGGAACATGTGCTGCCTTGTACAACAGATGAAGTGATGTAAGAAAGGATGCAACTATCCATGCGCTGCGATGGTACATCCATTTTTGGTTGCATTTTCATTTGTGTAAGAACTGGAAACATTCTTGATCCCTAGATTCTAGTGTATTTAAAATTGCTAAAGCTTTGTTCTCGTTCCCTTGTGTTTGTTAAGTTCCACATCAACATGCTCGATACTTTCCTGCACGAAATTCTTGCTACCATAGCTAGCATCGAATTTGTATGCGCTCCTTTGGCTTGTTATAATTGAATGGGTAATCCAAACATGTGGCGAGCAAAGTCTTGTCATTTCACATCGTTATATTAATAATGTGGTGATGGTAAGTTGTTTTAACTTTCACCAAGTTCTAGTAAGCACAAGGTCAACAAGTGTAAAAGGAGCCTCTCTTGATCCAACATGACAGTTGCACAAGGGGAAAACGTGTATGCTTTTCTCTATGATGTTTGATATGTGCTACTCCGAACCCAACTAGGTAACAAAACTGGTCGCTTTTGGTCGATTGCAAAATTTCCCACCCACCAGTTTGCACATTGGTTGTTCGTTAACATTGTTATAGGATGTATTAGGATCTAAGCCAATTCGACCATGCGCAATAGCGTGGAAGGATTTGTTTTTCACACGGAATATTATATAGATTATAGCCAGCATATAAACCAAATCAATTCAAAGATAGCACTTGGGTCAGCCTTTCTACACCAACAACACTGGAAGTGTTTTTCCTAGATAACAATACCGATAACATGTCAATTTCTTCGTGCAGGATATCAGGGCGTTATGTGTCAAACAACTTGCCGGGACACATCACGCATCCACGCGCATTGTTTGACAATTCAGAAGACATGTGGAACGAACATGCACTTAAACAAAGATGCATGACGCATCTTGTGGTTTGACCAAATCATCCTGTGGTGATGCATACAGCTAGAGTTTACAAGTCCATATGAGTCGCCCTCCCAAGAATCAGGATGTGACGTTCTGACATGGGAACACAATCCCCTGATGTGATGTGTGAACCCGATCGCGTCTGCATGTGGTGTACAACCTGTACATACAGATTCCAGAGCATAgcaggtgatttttttttcctttggtcTGAAAGTTTGCTGAAAATTTACCTCAGTTAGGTGACCAAATCTTGCAGAGGTTAAACTAACAAGACAAGCACATACCGTATGTAAACACTACAAGACAATTACACACTGTTAACTGCATCTACATTCAGAGTTTTGGGCTGCTAGCTAGCAAAGCTAGTTCCTCCTCGCACTTCGCAAGAAGGAGGAGGTCTGGGTGATCTCTCGCAGGGGCTTGTCGGTGAAGCGGATGAGGTTGTAGGCCCACGCGCCGGCCACCGTCCCCAAGATGGGCCCGGCGAAGTACACCCAGATGCCGGCGTAGCGGCCGGCGACGATCGCCGGGCCCAGGGTCCTCGCCGGGTTCATGGACGCTCCTGATATAGGCCTGGGGAAAAGACCAAGTGTGTttccattaattttttttaagataatgAGTGTTTCCATTAAATAGTCTTGCAGATGCTACATATTGCAAATGTACAGAGTGCTACTGATTTTGGATATgctccttgcattgcatttacCCTGCAAAGAGGACGTTTAGCAGGACGGTAGCTCCAATAGCAAGGCCAGCGAGTTCTCCAATCTGCAAAGAGCAGGGATAATGACCGGTTAATTGATGCTgtacattatttttttcatctGCATAAGCACAGTGAATTGTTCCTGTGACATTGGTTTATCAATATAATCAGTAAAGCATGAAGCATGATGGATTTATCATTTATGCACAACGACGTTTGTAGGATAAAAAAAGAGGAGGTACTGCCACATCCTCACATGTGACATGATTCACTGTTGGATCTGGTAAGAGAATCTCTCTTTTTACTTTTAGGGTAAAATTTCAAAGCCCAGCAATAACCGTGCGTGATGGAGCCGGAGTGAGACTTATCTTTCTTCTTATGATGTGATTGCACAATGCTTATGTCTGGTATCGAAGCTACATTTAGTGCTTAAAAGTCTACCTTTGCATGCACATTGTGCTTATCCGAAGGCCGTCCCCTTCTTCAGTGGCCTTTGCCGAGTTGGACAGGTGCATACTTTGTGTTCGTTTCAGCAAAATTTTGTTGGGGACACTATGctgtttcttttcctttttgcccAGCAACCTACTAAGGCACATAATTCTTGGTGTCTATGTGCACGTGTGCGTGTCCCCCTTGTGTTTTAATTGGCAACAGCAATCTTCAATTCTGAATAGTTTTGTTAATGTTATTTGTAAGCATTGACAGAAACATGATGTGACTGTGATCACGGTCAAAGTTCTGGTAGGAGTAGGACAACATATATACTTGTCAAGTACAGCTTCAAGTTTAAGATGCCATGCATTTTAGGCTGGGGTAGCAAGAAGGGTTGTCTGTAAGATGTATCCTAGCACAAACCCCCTTTTTCTTTCCCCTTGTGTGTGTTTTCGTTAAAAGTGACAGGCAACCATAATCCAACCATAAATCAACGCTCAGAACAGCGATGGTTAAATTAAACTTAGCCATCAGGCGATTTCTACAATGTCGATCACCTCTTCTTTTCGTAATTGGAAATTTATTTTCACTTCAGATTAGTCTGGCCACACACACTAATTCAGTAGGACCTGTAGTGACGGTTGGTCAAAGTTGATGCGGAAACGAAGGATGGTTTGGTGTGTGCTTACGGCTCTGTTGTCCGTGGCGACGCCGGAGACGACGAACATGAGGTTGAAGGAGATGATGAGCTCGATGACGAGCGACTGCACGTCGGACCCCGCCGGCACCGTCCCGAAGAAGTGCTCCCGCGCGTTCCCGAACAGCAGCCGCAGCGTCAGGCTGGCCGCCGTCGAGCCCATGACCTGCGCCGCCGCGTACGCCGGCACCTGCCTCCACGGGAAGCGGCCGCAGGTGGCGAAGGCGACGGAGACGGCCGGGTTGAGGTGCGCGCCGGAGATGTGGCCGACGGAGTAGACCATCACCATGACGGCGAGGCCCCAGACGATGCAGATGCCCGGGAACGTCACCGTGCCGCCCGTGCGCAGgttcaccgccaccgccgcgcaccCGGCGAAGATCAGGAAGTAGGTCCCGAAGATCTCGGCGATGATCTGCAGCCAATTCAGGGGCAGGATTAATCCTCTATCAGACTATCAGACGTCGCATTCACATTGGTTGCTTGCCCTAGTTGCCCACTGATTCTTTTCTTGTATTTGCTACTGTACGTCGTCGATCGGATAAGAAAcaatcaattgtattgcaaTCATGCGAAGACCAGCTGTTGCAGGATGTGAACTTTTGGATGCTTCACCAAGACGACAAGGTGGCGCGAGCTAGCAAGATGGCGCAAGAAATGTATTCCTTGGATTTTTCCTTAGCCGCCGCTCGTGTGTTACAGTATTGTTCTGAATTTGGCCATTTCTCACGTGCGTCGCAGATCCAACCACATGAGAACTTCTCATCTTGTTCTTTGCTTTGTCTTTTGCTCTGTTCCGTTCTTTCCCTTACTGAATTATTGAACCCGCCGATGTTTTTTTCTCAGTAAACAAGAAAAGACTCCTGCTTGAGCTTTGCTAAACATGCATGTAAGAACCACAAATTTCTGAGACGAGCCATATCATGAGCTAGACTTCCAGATGAACTGCAATAAGAAACTTTGAGAAAGCAACCATCATGGAAGCAAGAAGCATACCTTCTGCACGAACGGGACGGAGAACATGGGGCGGCTGCCGGCTCCATCCTGCTCCGAGCTCTCACGGCATGCTTCatcccctcctcctctgccttccTCCATAGCCACGGTGCTCTCGTGCAGGCCGTTTGCAAGCTCAGCTCCCGCCATCTGTGcctgtagcagcagcagcagcggctagCCTCTCCGTGttgcaaggaagaagaagatgagaagCAGCAGCTTGGTCCAAGCACTATTTATGGGGTCCAGCTCCAGGCTCCAGCTAGATGGCGAGCTGCATCCATTTGCATGTCTCCTAAAAATTTTTTATCCTGATTGGCTTCGTCGACTGACCTTGGAGACTAGTCTACTTGTATGAACATGTCCGGGAATTCTGTGAAATGTGCATACAAACGACCATATTTTATTCTTGAAAAAGCAATGTGAACCCAAACTCCGTCATTTGGGAGTTGTTGGCAAGTAGCTCTGCTCTCCCGTGATCAAGAGGTATGAGCTTAGCGGCTACTTAATCCAGAACTCGAATTCGCCATGTGGTGTAATCTCTAGAATCTTTGAATTTGCATTGACTTTTGATGTCATTTGTTGTGTTGAATCGTTGAGATTTTTTTGTCCTTATGAAGAGAAATAGGAGGCATTTTTCATTTTGACACCGCCGTGGAGTCCCCAGGCCATGGGTAGGACGAAATGCTACGTCAATCCGTGAATAGATTATAGCATGCACATCAACTACAACGAACTGGTTTCACGGACCACTTTCGAAAATTGAAAAACTGCAGAATTTCTACTAGCTCCCGGGTTGATATTCGACCTTCAACCACAAACTTCACCGCAAGGTTTTTCTTTTGCCGATTGAAAACAAATTCGTTAGAGTAATATGTAACAAAAAAATCACTATTTGTATCACGTTAATCCTCAATTATGCTCGATGTCGACCTATTTTGATAAGATCATCTCTGCCAATGACTCGACAGATCGACCTCAAGGTAGAGTAGTTCGGATGAATTGAGCGTTCTGTGTATGCTTTTTCCTGGATGGTCACGGCATTCAGGTTGCTCGTAGCTTCACGGGGAAGTGAAAAGGGCTCTCCGTTTTGTCCTTTGGATTTTGTGCTGATGTGAGAGTATCAAATGGAAATCTTTGGCGACTTTCAGACAGGCCCCAGCTTCCCCGGAACTGCATCTCTATTGTTCATGAGGTTTTTCATATCGTTTTTAGATGATCGGATCTTTTTTTAGGGACAATCGGATCTGAAAGAAGAAGGGCTTGGAGTGCACCGTGCACGGAATGCTGGCGAATATTGTTAGAATATAGTTTAGGCCACAATGTTCTCGTTAGTCACTTTCagattcttcttttttaatcCATTTGCAGAGATATTTTTAGGTTCACAGAATTGTACCGGAACCTTTTCTTTTCGAATAAATTGCCTGGCATTCTAGTCTACATAGTCTGCGGCTCTGCGCAAGTTGACAATGCACAAGAAACCAAAATCAATTTATAGCAGTTGCATCATCTATAGGCTATAGCTCACACAATATATCATGTAGAGGATGAGCTCGAGAATTTCTGAAGAACGTCCTGGACTGACTGATGGTGGACCGAAAGAGATTCTAGGCCCAGGCGCTGGCCATTGGCCACCCACATGATCCACCGGGCCGTTGAAGCACACACAAGCGGCCCATTGCCATCAACAGCTATATCAGAGGTAGAGCCGTATTTGTGCCCGTTGCTTTCGCTATAAATCTGTAGTGCTGAATCAGCAAAATAAGTTCCACCGAACCTGACATTTTTCGAAGAATTGGTTTCTTCAGGATGTTATGCTCTTTGACGGTTTAACAAATAAGCTTGAGCAACTGAAACCACTATTTATATCAACTGAAACCATCATGTGTGTGTCCATATGATGTTCACTTGCAATGGTGAGATCTCGTTTGTGATGTTCACACACACAAGGCTGCTATCTTCACAGAGGACAAAAAAAGGTCACTTCTTTGATTCtttcatatttgttttcgtttgtGATTAGAATACAGTCATTGAGAACTTCCAAAACAGGTCCAGCCATGTGCAAACAATTCCTCTTTCGTCTAATACAATGTTCTCTTCTTCAATTTGTTGGACACAAAAATTAATTGCCAGATTCTATTTGATCTTAGCAAAAATGAAACATGGGCATGGAGTGCACAGCACAATGTGGCAGAAATGCAGAATCTATGATTTAGGCCACAGGGGTAGTCTCCCTCAGATTAACAGTTTCTGCAGAAACTTTTGTTTTGCAGATATACTAAAATGTTTCTGCAGAGAAATGAAACAGTTGTAGTAATGCCATAATTTTGGAACATACACACATCCGAAATTCAGCAAGATCCTGAAAGACCAATGCTCATCAGTCATTACTCTCCTGTATTTCCACTTACACACCAACTAATGCACAAATCTGACAAAAAACTGGGGAATCCTTGCATCAGTCGAAGCTCCTCAATGTGGAGTAGCATCCTTTATGTATCCCAAATGAAAGTACCTCTTCAAATTACGAAGTTTCTCAACATTGTGCTATTTCAATTTCACTTTGGTTTCAAGTTCCGACTACACCATAATATATTCCCATCCCAATTCAGGAAGATCCTGAAAAAATGAAGCTCTACCACATCTCCTGTTCTGCTGAAATCTCTCTTCCCCAGTAACCAGTACACCAATCTGAGAGAAAGGAGCAATCTTTCAACCTGAGattgcttcaagaagtgatagGCATGCATAATGGGCACCCTTCTCCACGGTGGCAGGCCGTCGGCTCAGCTTGCCGCGACGAGATCCTGGTAATATCTGATAGCCTCCCTGGTGTCTTCGTACTCGGCAGCTACATCCAAGAACGCCATCACCCTCTGCAGCTCTTGGTCGTTATCATCGTCCACGAACGGCGCCACCGGGACGGCGTTCTCCGGCTGCAGGGCGTAGGCATTGGGGTTGTCATCGACGATGACCGCGCGGTCCAGCGCCCGTCCCGTGGCGGCGAGATCCTTGACGAGCCTCCCATCCCCGGCGTCGCGGCACGCGCCGCGGTAGAGGCGGTGCGCGAACACCTCGCCGTCGGGGTCGAGGCGGTCAAGCACGAGGGAGGCGTACTCCTGGAGCCCCGCGGTGAAGACGACGACCTCGaagctctccgccgccgcgcggaggAACGCCTCGACGCCCGGGCGCTTGGCGACGTAGAAGGTGACGGCCTGGCCGCCGATGACGGGGCGCACGGTGAAGTCGAACCGCGCGGGTGGCGGGTCGGTCTGGGAGTGGATGAGCGTCTCGTCGAGGTCGAGGAACAGCGTCCGCCttcccggcgacggcggcggcgggagcgcggcggACTGCGCGCGGACCGCGGGGTTCTGAGAGGTCGGATGAGGAGGAGTAGCGGGAGGCGAGTGGGAGCGGAGGCGCTGgaaccccgcggcggcggcgcggcgcttgCGCGGGGAGCCGAGGACGGCGAGGCGGGCGAAGAGcttgaggaggcggcggcggcaggagcggaGGGAGCGGTCgaaggtggcggcgacggcggcgggcgcggacgCGAGGGACTTGAGCGGGCTCCCGCGGCGCTTGGTGGTGGCCGGggacaggcggcggcggagggcagggcggcggcgcgccacgggcgacggcgacggcttcGACGGGGTgacggtgccggcgccggcgccgagcctgggcgacggcgacggcttcGTGGGTGTCCTCGAAACCATATCACGGCGCtgcggtggctgctgctgctccccgTCGCTCGCTGGGGcgcggttccagagagagctgcgggcggaggaggagatcggcggcggcgtgggcgtgaGGGGTGGGGGGAAGGAGCGTTTGGGTTTTTGTGGAGGGAGATTTTGCAACGGTCGAAAGCGGAAGTGGAAGGAATGGAATTCGTGGGCGATTTGATTTGATTTCGAGGCGGAGGCAACGGTCGGCTTGGACGCACGGTCTCACGTCTGACGTGTCGCCTTGCACCCAGGTGGCGCCAGCTCGACATTCACGTGTCCTCGTCATTGGACTATTGGTCCCACATGAAACGCTGGAATCAAGTCCGTTTGAAATTTCTACTACCACTCGACCATATGAGATCAATGACACTTTAAATGTTAAAAACTTTTGAAAGTACCTTTCATGATGAATCTTATATGATCTTAGTCGAACTTTTAAAACTTTTAAAAATTTGACCAATAATATTTTGGATCACATGGAGTTCCCGCTACACACGATACAAATACTCGAATAGGTTCAAACCACTTTGCTATGTACGTCATGCAACAAGCTAGAAGTGCGCGTTACGTCATGGGTTCACAACATCGGAAGGGCCTCGTAGCGTGAGGGCATATAGTGTAATAAATTAGAAAAACATCACAATCTAATACAGAGAGATGGTCATCCAACAACGTTGTACGTATAGTATTTTCTAAATATGAGATCACATGGATTTAAACAATAACCATATTTAGGTCCATGGGTAGCACTGCGAGTCATGGCTGATATAGAATGAGCATTATGCAACCATTTGAATACAATTCATATAGAATGATTAAGAGCACCAAGTAACAATTTGGGTGGTTTGCGGAGGTGGTTGTACCCGCTATTGTTTCTATCATTATTATGGCTGTTTCTTTTAGGGCAATTTACCAtatactagtctaagtctctaTAGTTATGGTAATTAAGGTTGTGTCTATAAATTACTTAGATGGAAAGCTTATAAATATATCGAATGTTTTAGATGAATGATTATTAAATTACATTTTACTGGACACAATCTGTAATACAACTTTGACCTATTTGCAAGAGCAGGATGCAGCCCATCTACAAGGCATTCAAGGCCCCCCAAAAAGGAAGATGTCTGGTTGGGCTGAGACTAGATGTGCTTATAATGGCATCCATAATAATGTGATCCAAAAGCAGTCTATATATATTGGATCACCACCTCCTAATCTTCCTCATCGCCATTACCATCATGGTTTTGTGCAAAATGGCGCTATCAGATTCTGGGGACAATCCATGGAGGGTTCCAAcaaattcctttttctttgagAGTATCTTGTTTCTAGGTCATCTGTCTCATGGCTGGCAGCTATGAATGATGTTACGCGATCTTCTAAATCTGTTGTTCCAAAACAGAAGGTGCTACGTATAGTTGAGATTCCTGTGTTGCATCGGGCGAGGCAGCTGCCTTTTGGTCCATTGAGTTGTCAGACACGCTTTAGATGGAGTGGTTGGATCTTGCAATGTATCCAAAATTTGAGTTGTTTGATAGTTCCTATCTGTCTTGCTCTAGATGGTGTTTTTCTATGTGTATATGTTTACCTGTCTTAATGAAATACTTGCTCTTATTCTTAACTGTTCCTCTTGCCgtccgttcaaaaaaaaaattcttaactGTTATCTCTCCTTCCATGCCACAAGCCATTAAAATCGTTGATGGTATTGGTATACATGAAAACATTATTGACCTATCGAATAAGTAGTTTGAGGATTGCAAAGTTGTGATGGAAGCATAAAGAGGCAACTTTCCTAGCTAGCAGCTATAAAGCCTGTTACTATCACACCTGTTTTAGAGACAGCAAGACCTGAGCTACTCAATATTCAACTGATTCTGTTAAATAACATTATCACCCTGTGGCAATGACACTAATGTCGCAGAAACGTACGTCATCGGCCGCTTGCATATATGTTGATACCAAAACAGGGGAACCCATTTTTGCATCAGTAACCGGTTTACCACTACACTCAAACCATGCGCTAGAAGACCATCTTTGGTCATGCACTTAACAATTCATTTGGATAACACTGTAGTTCAGGTAATATCTTGCTGCCATAAGCAAGCCTTTTTTCTCGAAAAGCTCCAAGTATGCTTCTATGCTTTGTCACCAGTGCATGCATGCGTGATCGTGCTATCTTAGTTTATAGAAGTCCTGATCCAGTTGCACGTATTCTAACAAACTAATGGTGTCTCCACGTTTTGCGAAAAGTTATCCGTCACCTTGTGCAACAGCAACCAATCGTGCATTGCACAACAACGTACATTCCCCATTTCGAAACACATTTGACCCATACTATGTGATGACATTTTCTAGGCAATGGACGGCAAATACGTACGTATGGTCTTCAGATAACACAAAGTCAATTCTTGCctatatatacatcatttcgATACACGCAGCCGGGGTTTTTGTAATTAACAGTCGTCCAGAATCTCCAACTATGGTCACAAATCGAAACTAAAGAAGTGACAACCTAAAAACATGAATGACAATCTCAAACTTTGCGTTGTCTATTTACTAATTTTTCATGCCCAACA
This sequence is a window from Setaria italica strain Yugu1 chromosome III, Setaria_italica_v2.0, whole genome shotgun sequence. Protein-coding genes within it:
- the LOC101768354 gene encoding aquaporin NIP1-3: MAGAELANGLHESTVAMEEGRGGGDEACRESSEQDGAGSRPMFSVPFVQKIIAEIFGTYFLIFAGCAAVAVNLRTGGTVTFPGICIVWGLAVMVMVYSVGHISGAHLNPAVSVAFATCGRFPWRQVPAYAAAQVMGSTAASLTLRLLFGNAREHFFGTVPAGSDVQSLVIELIISFNLMFVVSGVATDNRAIGELAGLAIGATVLLNVLFAGPISGASMNPARTLGPAIVAGRYAGIWVYFAGPILGTVAGAWAYNLIRFTDKPLREITQTSSFLRSARRN
- the LOC101769442 gene encoding probable C-terminal domain small phosphatase: MVSRTPTKPSPSPRLGAGAGTVTPSKPSPSPVARRRPALRRRLSPATTKRRGSPLKSLASAPAAVAATFDRSLRSCRRRLLKLFARLAVLGSPRKRRAAAAGFQRLRSHSPPATPPHPTSQNPAVRAQSAALPPPPSPGRRTLFLDLDETLIHSQTDPPPARFDFTVRPVIGGQAVTFYVAKRPGVEAFLRAAAESFEVVVFTAGLQEYASLVLDRLDPDGEVFAHRLYRGACRDAGDGRLVKDLAATGRALDRAVIVDDNPNAYALQPENAVPVAPFVDDDNDQELQRVMAFLDVAAEYEDTREAIRYYQDLVAAS